In the Haloferula helveola genome, one interval contains:
- a CDS encoding DUF971 domain-containing protein — translation MSIQLLQSAIVGDELALAFSDGTECYLSLTLLRRACPCAACQGEPDALGRVLRPEVQIGSGGFRLLRYAPVGGYALQLFWADGHSTGIYSFDYLRRLDAAQSS, via the coding sequence ATGAGCATCCAACTGTTACAGAGTGCGATCGTCGGGGACGAACTGGCTCTCGCGTTCAGCGACGGCACGGAGTGCTACCTTTCCCTGACCTTGTTGCGACGTGCCTGTCCCTGCGCGGCGTGTCAGGGCGAACCCGATGCGCTCGGGCGCGTTTTGCGCCCGGAGGTCCAGATCGGCAGTGGAGGCTTTCGTTTGCTGCGCTACGCACCGGTAGGTGGCTACGCGCTACAGCTATTCTGGGCCGATGGCCACTCCACCGGGATCTACAGCTTCGACTATCTCAGGCGGCTAGACGCCGCTCAGTCCTCGTAG
- a CDS encoding OmpH family outer membrane protein has protein sequence MFRRTILIAWLALVGITWGETKVAMVQIGEVYRSLDSTKVLNAEIDSQRKAIYADARLTAYRNALKELEALQQQMAKHADSPDASLRQDIEQNFALKRQEALTLQREYEAFREKRTKEINTQLVARMKEILSEIQKAAAEVGQSKGYDWVLDSTGKTNTGSPFVLYSKNPQDITEDVIERLAKPMATVEGDDDN, from the coding sequence ATGTTTCGACGGACCATCCTCATCGCTTGGCTGGCTCTGGTCGGAATCACTTGGGGGGAAACGAAAGTCGCCATGGTGCAAATTGGCGAAGTCTACCGCTCGCTTGATTCCACCAAGGTCCTGAATGCGGAGATCGATTCGCAGCGCAAGGCCATCTACGCCGATGCCCGCCTCACCGCGTATCGCAACGCGCTGAAGGAATTGGAAGCCCTCCAGCAACAAATGGCCAAGCATGCGGATTCTCCCGACGCCAGCCTGCGCCAGGACATCGAGCAGAACTTCGCCCTCAAGCGACAGGAGGCACTCACCCTGCAACGGGAGTACGAAGCATTCCGGGAAAAGCGGACCAAGGAGATCAACACCCAGCTGGTCGCACGGATGAAGGAGATCCTTTCGGAGATCCAGAAGGCGGCCGCCGAGGTCGGACAAAGCAAGGGCTACGACTGGGTTCTCGATTCGACCGGCAAAACCAACACGGGCTCTCCCTTCGTACTTTACTCGAAGAATCCTCAGGACATCACTGAGGACGTCATCGAACGTCTCGCGAAGCCGATGGCCACTGTCGAAGGCGACGACGACAACTGA
- a CDS encoding RNA polymerase sigma factor RpoD/SigA produces MALDYDSNLKVYLREISQTPLLTPEEEVKLARKIKKGDKEARTQMINANLRLVVKIAQDYSGYGLPLSDLISEGNIGLMKAVERFDPKKGGKLSTYAAWWIKQSIKRALANQSKTIRLPVHMVDKIAKMRRISTMLAEVLGREPTDEELSEEIGLPRRKLAMLKQAAQRPTSLDAPINDGEATQYGEIIGDDRAEDPLEALADKNLHGELDDLLAVLDKRERRIIDERFGLGGRKPMTLEEVGREFGVTRERIRQLQNVALTKMRKALRRKEKPLPKPVEGLAAT; encoded by the coding sequence ATGGCACTCGACTATGACTCCAACCTCAAAGTCTACTTGCGCGAGATTTCGCAGACGCCGCTCCTGACCCCTGAGGAAGAGGTCAAACTGGCGCGGAAAATCAAGAAGGGCGACAAGGAGGCCCGCACTCAAATGATCAATGCGAACCTGCGCTTGGTCGTGAAGATCGCTCAGGACTACTCCGGCTACGGATTGCCGCTGTCCGATCTCATTTCTGAAGGAAACATCGGCCTGATGAAGGCCGTCGAACGCTTCGATCCTAAAAAAGGAGGAAAACTGTCAACTTACGCTGCTTGGTGGATCAAGCAGTCGATCAAGCGGGCTCTTGCCAACCAGAGCAAGACGATCCGTCTCCCCGTTCACATGGTCGACAAGATCGCGAAAATGCGTCGGATCTCGACCATGCTCGCCGAAGTCTTGGGCCGCGAGCCGACTGACGAGGAACTCTCCGAGGAAATCGGCCTGCCTCGCCGGAAGCTGGCGATGCTCAAGCAAGCCGCCCAGCGGCCGACGTCCTTGGACGCTCCGATCAATGACGGTGAGGCGACCCAGTATGGGGAGATCATCGGCGACGATCGGGCAGAGGACCCGCTGGAGGCGCTTGCCGACAAGAATCTCCACGGGGAACTCGACGATCTTCTTGCAGTGCTCGACAAGCGGGAGCGCCGCATCATTGACGAGCGCTTCGGGCTCGGAGGGCGCAAGCCGATGACACTCGAAGAGGTTGGACGGGAGTTCGGCGTCACCCGCGAGCGGATTCGGCAGTTGCAGAACGTCGCGCTGACGAAGATGCGGAAGGCCCTGCGCCGGAAGGAAAAGCCACTGCCGAAGCCGGTCGAAGGCTTGGCGGCCACCTGA
- a CDS encoding AraC family transcriptional regulator: MSSYSGSDDQLLEILNLAGPEWADSRSWEIEKPTESSGDAAIHVDAPAFCYRWEIRGPRVGVSFISDGPRQLSPGIARMLVIEAGKGTIRVHIPGREPQVIGAIEPATYQQIVELISEAQASHPARDAEWHHELKVVGCAIRMITLTYDAAQAAAAPDRGGKRSPKKDQLVTQLHEWLRPNLQNSVKLGDAAKRFDKSPRQLIRILKETTGAGFAEHLTMHRLTLARSLLMRTGQSVMEVARASGFNSREQFIRSFSKAFDWTPLQFRKAWNRASLSDSDLVALCQVSGRSPVKWLPPGEIGTTPNEKDHGEPHTVVVANALHEIVELFWVSPQGKLARIDVLEHGGMAFVNRDNGGSAWLVRVPSSGLERSFTTPDDHALAVVSRAVVEGKE; encoded by the coding sequence ATGTCCTCCTACTCCGGATCCGACGATCAACTTTTGGAAATTCTCAACCTCGCCGGCCCGGAATGGGCTGACTCCCGCAGTTGGGAAATCGAAAAACCGACGGAGTCGTCGGGAGACGCCGCGATCCACGTTGATGCTCCCGCATTCTGCTATCGCTGGGAAATCCGGGGCCCGAGAGTTGGAGTTTCTTTCATCAGTGACGGCCCCCGCCAGCTCTCCCCCGGAATCGCCCGGATGCTCGTCATCGAGGCCGGCAAGGGCACCATCCGGGTTCATATCCCGGGCCGCGAGCCTCAGGTCATCGGCGCCATCGAGCCCGCGACCTACCAGCAGATCGTCGAGCTGATCAGCGAGGCACAGGCATCGCACCCCGCCCGCGACGCGGAGTGGCACCACGAACTGAAGGTGGTCGGCTGCGCGATCCGGATGATCACGCTGACCTACGACGCCGCCCAAGCGGCAGCCGCTCCGGACCGCGGCGGCAAGCGGTCGCCGAAGAAGGACCAATTGGTCACGCAACTCCACGAGTGGCTGCGGCCGAATCTGCAGAACTCGGTCAAACTCGGCGACGCCGCGAAACGATTCGACAAAAGCCCTCGCCAGCTAATCCGGATCCTCAAGGAGACCACCGGCGCTGGTTTTGCCGAGCATCTGACGATGCACCGCCTGACCCTCGCCCGCTCCCTCCTGATGCGTACCGGACAGTCCGTGATGGAGGTCGCGCGGGCCTCGGGCTTCAACAGCCGCGAACAATTCATCAGGTCCTTCAGCAAGGCCTTCGACTGGACGCCGCTCCAGTTCCGTAAGGCATGGAACCGCGCATCCCTGTCGGACAGTGACCTCGTGGCACTCTGTCAGGTCTCAGGCCGCTCGCCGGTCAAATGGCTGCCACCGGGAGAGATCGGCACCACCCCCAATGAAAAGGACCACGGCGAACCCCACACCGTGGTGGTCGCCAACGCACTCCACGAAATCGTCGAACTCTTCTGGGTCAGCCCCCAAGGCAAGTTGGCACGCATCGACGTGCTCGAGCATGGCGGCATGGCCTTCGTGAACCGCGACAACGGGGGCTCGGCCTGGCTGGTGCGGGTGCCGTCCTCAGGCTTGGAGCGCTCGTTTACCACCCCGGATGACCACGCTCTGGCCGTGGTTTCCCGGGCGGTCGTCGAGGGTAAGGAATAA
- a CDS encoding NAD(P)/FAD-dependent oxidoreductase, which produces MSKSNESVIVVGGGIIGLCSAYYALKSGLPVTVLEREPAGGDNCSLGNAGMVVPSHFIPLAAPGMIAKGLRWMFDRESPFYVRPRLSPELARWGWLFYRHSTERHVAASSEVLRDLNLESRRLFHELAEDGDFGLVSKGLLMLCETEKGLEGEAEVARQAVELGVEARVVDPAEAARLDPDIDMSIAGAVHFAQDCHLEPERLMALLRKRVIELGGTIEIGVEVERLETNGDRVVAAVSQGRRFEGGNFVITGGSWTGQLLRQLGTKLPLQAGKGYSLTLPDPPQLPRLCSIFTEAKVAITPMGGSLRFAGTMEVGGLDLSVDEARVRGIVKSVRRYFPKFSEADFEGVRPWAGLRPVSPDGVPYLGKVDGFDNTVAATGHAMMGLSLGPVSGRLVADLLTGREPFRPIDGLALGRFG; this is translated from the coding sequence ATGTCGAAAAGCAACGAGTCGGTGATCGTGGTCGGAGGCGGAATTATCGGCCTTTGCAGCGCCTATTACGCGCTGAAGTCGGGCCTGCCGGTGACCGTGCTCGAGCGGGAGCCCGCCGGCGGCGACAACTGCTCGCTCGGCAATGCGGGGATGGTGGTGCCCAGCCATTTCATCCCGCTCGCCGCCCCCGGCATGATTGCCAAGGGCCTGCGCTGGATGTTCGACCGCGAGAGTCCATTCTACGTCCGCCCGCGGCTCAGTCCCGAACTCGCACGATGGGGTTGGCTGTTCTACCGGCACTCGACCGAGCGTCACGTCGCGGCGAGCAGTGAGGTTCTCCGCGATCTCAATCTGGAAAGCCGCCGTTTGTTTCACGAACTTGCCGAGGACGGTGACTTCGGGCTGGTGAGCAAGGGTTTGCTGATGCTCTGCGAAACGGAGAAGGGGCTCGAGGGTGAGGCGGAAGTGGCGCGGCAGGCGGTCGAACTCGGGGTCGAAGCCAGGGTCGTCGATCCTGCGGAAGCCGCCCGGCTCGATCCGGACATCGACATGTCGATCGCCGGAGCGGTGCACTTCGCCCAGGACTGCCACCTCGAGCCAGAGCGTCTGATGGCGCTGCTGCGGAAGCGCGTGATCGAACTTGGAGGAACCATCGAGATTGGAGTCGAGGTGGAGCGTCTGGAAACGAATGGCGACCGGGTTGTGGCGGCTGTGTCGCAAGGCCGACGCTTCGAAGGTGGCAACTTCGTGATCACCGGCGGTTCGTGGACCGGCCAACTCCTTCGCCAGCTCGGGACCAAGCTTCCTCTGCAGGCGGGCAAGGGGTATTCGCTGACCCTTCCCGACCCGCCCCAGCTTCCGAGGCTTTGCTCGATCTTCACCGAAGCGAAGGTCGCCATCACGCCGATGGGCGGATCACTCCGATTTGCCGGAACGATGGAAGTCGGCGGCTTGGATCTGTCGGTCGATGAGGCCCGCGTGCGAGGCATCGTGAAGTCGGTGCGACGCTACTTTCCCAAGTTTTCCGAGGCCGACTTCGAGGGTGTCCGTCCGTGGGCCGGGCTGCGACCGGTTTCGCCGGATGGCGTCCCGTATCTCGGCAAGGTCGACGGCTTCGACAACACCGTGGCCGCGACCGGACACGCGATGATGGGGCTGAGCCTCGGACCGGTGAGTGGGCGCCTGGTGGCGGATCTGCTGACCGGTCGCGAGCCTTTCCGGCCGATCGATGGGCTGGCTCTCGGGCGTTTCGGCTGA
- a CDS encoding ATP-binding cassette domain-containing protein, translated as MLELQDVCFTIQKDGESVNLVDRATLKIPRGHFMAIVGPSGCGKTTLLKTIAGLNPESEGALFWEGRNLSEDGDLEASEIGYVPQFSIAYDPLTVDESIEASTRLRVRTDDSEDLDRRIDRVLEETGLTAIADRPVKVLSGGQKRRLGLAMELVSDPKLLLCDEVTSGLDPRSEREIVRLLHDLSRRDGRIVLSVTHSLAHLELYDSILVLHEGRVAFHGPPEQVTHYFSVGDTEEVYPKLATQPSDRWQSSWLKHQEAYYGKLERSRERAIAAGTLHVPEVAAEDSDEEREAHSVETPGFFAQLSTLLSRRWRIFFRDRGQVLLQLAILLCFPVLVTLFADKANEPIMSLSDSKQESQLVEFREAIAVQESQGKVGSAVSGVIMFQVILLSLMGSNNSAREIAGERPIFEKEKFGGLRPMAYLSSKVIFLACLVIAQSVWMGVFVNFFSNFRGEFPEHLMFLLLVNGAMTAICLGISAVMRTAEQASLLSIYLVGFQLPLSGAVLALPEHIERFTRPFISAYWAWSGSVDALESKVLNAVKSVIDTSLTAHTACLYVLLLHIGVGLLAAWIGSRRHQWD; from the coding sequence GTGCTCGAACTCCAAGACGTCTGCTTCACCATTCAAAAGGACGGCGAGAGCGTGAATCTCGTCGATCGCGCCACTCTCAAGATCCCGCGCGGACACTTCATGGCCATCGTCGGGCCGTCAGGATGCGGCAAAACCACCCTTCTGAAGACGATCGCGGGCCTCAATCCGGAGTCCGAGGGCGCCCTATTCTGGGAGGGCCGGAACTTGTCGGAAGACGGGGATCTCGAGGCCTCGGAGATCGGCTACGTTCCACAGTTCTCCATCGCCTACGATCCGCTGACGGTCGATGAGTCCATCGAAGCTTCCACCCGGCTGCGCGTCCGTACGGATGATTCCGAGGATCTGGATCGCCGCATCGACAGGGTCCTCGAAGAAACGGGCCTCACAGCGATCGCCGACCGCCCCGTGAAGGTCCTCTCCGGGGGCCAAAAACGTCGACTTGGGCTCGCGATGGAGCTGGTCTCCGATCCCAAGCTGCTCCTCTGCGACGAGGTGACCAGCGGCCTCGATCCGCGCTCGGAACGCGAAATTGTCCGACTGCTTCACGATCTCTCCCGACGTGATGGCCGCATCGTGCTCTCGGTCACCCACTCGCTCGCCCACCTCGAGCTTTACGACTCGATTCTGGTACTCCACGAAGGCCGGGTCGCTTTTCATGGGCCGCCCGAACAGGTCACCCACTACTTCTCGGTGGGAGATACCGAGGAGGTGTATCCCAAGCTCGCCACCCAACCGAGCGACCGCTGGCAGAGCTCCTGGCTCAAGCATCAGGAAGCCTACTACGGAAAATTGGAACGCAGCCGAGAAAGAGCGATCGCCGCGGGCACCCTGCACGTTCCGGAAGTTGCTGCCGAGGATTCGGATGAGGAACGGGAAGCACACTCGGTCGAGACTCCCGGCTTCTTCGCGCAGCTCTCGACCCTGCTTTCCCGGCGCTGGAGGATTTTCTTCCGGGATCGGGGACAGGTTTTACTGCAGCTGGCCATCTTGCTCTGCTTCCCGGTGCTGGTCACGTTGTTCGCCGACAAGGCCAACGAACCGATCATGAGTCTCTCCGACTCGAAACAGGAGAGTCAGCTGGTCGAATTCCGCGAGGCCATCGCGGTCCAGGAAAGCCAGGGCAAGGTCGGATCCGCAGTGAGTGGAGTCATCATGTTCCAGGTGATCCTCCTCTCCCTCATGGGCTCCAATAACTCCGCCCGGGAAATCGCCGGTGAACGTCCGATTTTCGAGAAGGAGAAATTCGGCGGCTTGCGGCCGATGGCTTACCTTTCCAGCAAGGTGATCTTTCTCGCCTGCCTCGTCATCGCCCAGTCGGTGTGGATGGGAGTCTTCGTGAACTTCTTCAGCAACTTCCGGGGTGAGTTCCCCGAGCACCTGATGTTTCTGCTTCTCGTCAACGGCGCGATGACCGCGATCTGCCTCGGGATCTCGGCCGTCATGCGCACTGCGGAGCAGGCTTCCCTGCTGTCCATCTACCTCGTCGGCTTCCAATTGCCCCTCTCCGGCGCGGTTCTCGCCCTGCCGGAGCACATCGAACGCTTCACCCGTCCCTTCATTTCCGCCTACTGGGCATGGTCCGGTAGCGTCGATGCCCTTGAATCAAAGGTTCTGAATGCCGTCAAATCGGTGATCGACACGTCTTTGACCGCCCATACCGCCTGCCTTTACGTCCTGCTCCTCCACATCGGAGTCGGTCTCTTGGCGGCATGGATCGGCTCGCGCCGTCACCAATGGGACTGA